Proteins from a genomic interval of Lycium ferocissimum isolate CSIRO_LF1 chromosome 2, AGI_CSIRO_Lferr_CH_V1, whole genome shotgun sequence:
- the LOC132039251 gene encoding plant UBX domain-containing protein 4-like: MSSRDGKKPSRQTSGNRAVGIRTLSDLNRPSGHDSDSDSDGPQEYYTGGEKSGMLVQDPSKHNDVDSIFDRARQVGATQGPLETVVPSSSSTSFTGPGRTLAGETVPTSAPQPPESIVHNIIFWRNGFTVNDGPLRRLDDPENASFLESITKSECPRELAPADTRSQVHCNLIRRDENCPEPQKHQVSFQGVGRTLGSSSTQATTEPSAAAPISATPAPSTSVLDESLPSTSLQIRLADGTRMVAHFNFHQTVVDIRAFIDASRPSDTRAYQLQTVGFPPKILSDPTQTIEQAGLANSVIIQKL; encoded by the exons ATGTCGTCACGCGATGGGAAGAAACCCTCTAGGCAAACTTCCGGTAATCGTGCCGTTGGGATCCGTACACTCTCTGATCTGAACCGTCCATCTGGTCACGATTCCGATAGTGATTCCGATGGTCCCCAAGAATATTATACCGGTGGTGAAAAAAG TGGAATGCTTGTTCAAGATCCTTCAAAGCATAATGATGTGGACTCCATCTTTGACCGAGCTAGGCAAGTGGGTGCCACACAAGGTCCTTTGGAAACTGTTGTCCCTAGTTCAAGCTCAACAAGCTTTACTGGACCTGGGAGAACACTTGCAGGGGAGACAGTACCAACATCAGCTCCTCAACCGCCTGAGTCCATCGTGCACAATATTATCTTTTGGAGAAATGGTTTCACTGTAAATGATGGCCCTTTGAGAAGGCTGGATGATCCTGAAAATGCATCTTTTCTGGAG AGTATCACAAAGTCTGAATGTCCAAGAGAGTTGGCTCCTGCAGATACCAGGTCCCAGGTGCACTGCAACCTCATAAGGAGGGATGAGAACTGTCCT GAACCACAGAAACACCAAGTATCGTTTCAGGGGGTGGGAAGAACACTTGGAAGCAGCTCAACTCAAGCAACTACTGAGCCATCTGCTGCTGCTCCCATAAGCGCAACCCCAGCACCTTCTACGAGCGTTCTTGACGAATCATTGCCTTCAACCTCGCTTCAGATTAGATTGGCAGATGGAACTCGCATGGTTGCACACTTCAATTTCCACCAGACTGTTGTTGACATCCGTGCTTTCATTGATGCTTCAAGGCCAAGTGACACCAGGGCCTATCAACTACAAACAGTTGGATTTCCTCCTAAAATCCTCAGTGACCCAACCCAAACAATTGAGCAAGCAGGACTGGCGAATTCGGTGATTATACAAAAACTTTGA
- the LOC132039268 gene encoding uncharacterized protein LOC132039268 yields MEEPERLAPCNNSNGIRRSCDPTHSPEFEFWMTRNPSFPQPNQLSADQLFSHGVLLPLDHLQCPGPEPSGSGRPETESGPDPSASIVNSSGERGSFTSSKRWKDIFKKTEKKDCNEEKKKEKEKRKEKKHVGGVSGTELNINIWPFSRSRSAGNGASRPRVISGSGLSTRKVSSAPCSRSNSAGESKSRKWPSSPSRSGGVHLGRSSPVWQVRTRNVGGPHKSIEGRRKVTSAPKARVLNLNVPMCIGYRDQLSCRSDENSAINVVAGGGGDGGDQSGSTVAGEGVRGSNLFSIKSLFTKKVY; encoded by the coding sequence ATGGAAGAACCTGAAAGACTTGCACCATGCAACAATAGTAATGGAATAAGGAGAAGCTGTGACCCGACCCATTCACCCGAATTCGAGTTCTGGATGACCCGAAACCCATCATTTCCTCAACCCAATCAACTCTCTGCTGATCAGCTCTTCTCCCATGGCGTCCTTCTCCCTCTAGACCACCTACAATGCCCGGGTCCTGAACCTTCCGGGTCGGGTCGACCCGAAACTGAATCTGGACCCGACCCATCTGCTTCAATAGTCAACTCATCTGGTGAACGTGGTTCTTTTACATCATCGAagcgttggaaagatattttcaagaaaacagaaaagaaagattgtaatgaagagaagaaaaaggaaaaagaaaagaggaaagagaAGAAACATGTTGGTGGGGTTAGTGGAACTGAGCTGAATATTAATATTTGGCCATTTTCAAGAAGTAGATCCGCTGGAAACGGGGCAAGTAGGCCTCGGGTTATAAGTGGATCCGGGTTATCGACCCGAAAAGTGAGTAGTGCTCCATGTTCACGTAGCAACTCAGCTGGTGagtcaaaatcaagaaaatggccAAGTAGTCCTAGCCGTAGTGGTGGTGTTCATTTGGGCCGGAGCAGCCCAGTTTGGCAGGTCCGAACCCGAAATGTTGGAGGCCCACATAAAAGTATTGAAGGTCGCAGGAAAGTGACGTCAGCACCTAAAGCTAGAGTATTGAATTTGAATGTCCCTATGTGTATTGGTTATAGGGATCAGTTAAGTTGTAGAAGTGATGAAAATAGTGCTATTAATGTAGTTGCTGGTGGCGGCGGAGATGGTGGTGATCAGAGTGGTAGCACGGTGGCCGGTGAAGGGGTACGTGGGAGTAATTTGTTTAGTATTAAAAGTTTGTTTACCAAGAAAGTTTATTAA